The Gammaproteobacteria bacterium DNA window GCTTAGTTATTTTGTTGTAGTACTTACACACGAAAAAGAACAACATACAATCTATGATATTGCGGGGCTGGACCGGAATAATATTTCTTACCTGGAAATTTTTCGTGACACGGACTATGAAAACGCCAGAAAAATTACCGGCGATGTCGCCTCTGATACGGCGTTTACCAGCCAAGTCGTACAACAATATCTGTAACCGCTGAAGATATGCATTATTGAAACTTGACTTTAACCCTGCGTTCCTCAGTGTTACTATAATCCCAACACCAGGCAACAGGGAAGAGAATACAACCTATAATGTACAAAATTCTTTCGTCATTATTACGTTGGTTTTTATTCGCACTGCTGGTTTCTACCGCGCCTACAGTCTACGCAGCCGCCAACTCGATTGAAGCAAAGCCAGACAATTTCCCGGTCAGCTCAGAGACAGCCCACAAAGATTGGCAAGTCATCAGTCGTAAAAACACAAAAAGGGATAAAAGCCGTCGCATTTTTTCCTTATCTATTACGGCTTTGATAGTTATCAGCATGGTATTGCCGGCGTGGGCTTGTGGTTTTCTATGGACAGGGGAAAAACACCGAGGCGCCATATTGTTGCTCTGGGCCCTAAGTCCTATAGGGGCGCTACTGCTTTGGGGACTCATTGGCGCAATTACTGCGGGCGTCGCAATTTTGGTTATGCTAATCCTAGGTAGCTTACGAAATCGGCGGATGCGAAAATCCTTGCACCCTACACTCCCTCTTCATTCCCCTGGGCAGCGGCGACAATATGCCCAAGCCTCAATTAAGACCCAACCTCAACCAGGACGCAAGGCCCCGGGAATCTTGCAATTCGGAAGCACCGTTGCCATTTTCTCCACTGTTGCGGTAATACTGGCGTGGGAGGTACCCGATCTACTTCTGTGGGACAGACAAAAACAAAGCATCAACACCGAAACCGTCAGTACGCCGGTGAAAAAGTTGCAAAGTCTGCTGTACCCACACCCGCTGGTCACCAAAATTTTAGCCGCGGAGCCATTATTGCAATGGTACACACAACAGTGTGGTGCATTTTTCTCCCGCCCGTTACTGACCGTGGCGGAAAAAAAACGGTACATCCACGATGCTTTTGTCAGCCCATTGCAAATAGACATGACTTGGTACCAAAAATCATCCTACGAAGAATATGACAACGTGAATGAGTGGTTTGCACGAAAAATTAAGCCCGGTTTACGCCCCATCGTCGCAGCGAAGGACCCTACGGTGCTTGTTTCACCTGCAGACGGCAAGCTCTCTTTGGCTTACGATGAGCCCATGAATATTAAAAACCAATCCCTCTCCATCTCTCAACTGCTGGGGGACCCGCTGGTCTATCACCAGATTCCCAACCCACTCGCCATCATTGTACGCTTGTCTCCCCAGGACTATCATCGCTTCCACTATCCTGTTTCAGGAAAAATCATTCAAACACGGCTTATAAAAGCTGACCTGCACTCCGTCACGCGAGATGCGATGACCCAGGACACCAACATCCTGGGGCAAAATACCCGCCACATCACGATCATAGAGAACCCGCAATTTGGCCATATCGCCTATATCGCCGTGGGTGCCGCCTGTGTTGGCTCAATAGAAATTCAAGCGACCGCCGGTGGCTCCACGATCAAAGGTGAAGAACATGGCTTTTTTCAATTTGGTGGTTCCACTGTGGTTTTGGTTGTAGACCAACAACGCATCAGAGTGGATCAAGATTTGAAAAACGCATCCGATATGGGCATAGAAACGATAGTGACCATGGGTAGCCGCATTGCGACGATGCACACCAAATCTCAACGTCAGTAGCTAAGCGTTACTACCGTTGCCCGGTATTTCTGGACTTGAAGGCGCGCCCCAAGCCGCCTATGCAATTTTGCTTTGCAATATGTGCAATGCGTTCATTAATGGCTCTACAGAATCGTAACAACCATGGTGAATGGCAAATTGAATGGCCGTGGAAATTTCACTGATTTCTTTATATCCCATGGTACCGGCCGACCCTTTGAGATTGTGAACCATCACATCCAGCTCCTGCCAATCACCCGCTTTTACATAGGTACTCATGTCGGTCAGACGCTGTGACAGGGATTGCTCAAACTGTGTTTGCATCTGCTTTAAGTTTTGTAGCAGCTTCTCACGTCTCACGGTTTTTTCGTCTTGTATTTTTACCGGCAAATAGATACTCAGAAGTTCGAAAATCCGTTCTCGGCTGACCGGTTTTGGTGTAAATTCGGTACATCCCGCTTGTTTAAAGCGCTCAATGTTTTTTGGTAACACGTCGGCAGACAGGGCAATCACAGGCCCATCGTAATGCTTGGCACGGAGATAGCGCACAGTATCCTCACCATTGAGTATTGGCATTTGCATGTCCAAAAAAATGAGGTCGTAATGTCGCAGCTCTGCTTTGTCCAGCGCCATGCGCCCATCGTTGGCCACATCCAACTCCACACCGGCGCCTTCTAGATAGATTTGCATGAGTTCGCGCAAATCCGGATTATCCTCCGCTAATAACACCGCTCCGGTGAATTGCGAGCCCGAAGAACTTGGTGTTTCCAGCCGCAATTCCTCCGGCCCCACTAACTCTTCACTACTATGCACAAAGTGACAAGATGGAGGCAGATTTGCCGCGACAGTGACCTTAAAAACGCTGCCCGCAGCATCGCTTTTCTCCAAACTGACGGAGCCTCCCATTTTTGTGGCGATCTGACGGGAAATAACCAAACCCAAGCCGCTGCCACCATAGGCTTGGGCAATACGCGAATCCGCCTGTACAAACCGCTGAAACAAGTGCTGCTGTTGCTCTTCGCTAATACCAATTCCTGTATCGGTAATTAAAAAATTCAATTTCTCATCTTCCGGGGTATACGCAATGCTCAACTCAACATATCCCTTGGCGGTGAACTTAACCGCGTTGCCGCATAGATTGATGAGCACTTGCTTTAAGCGAGTGGCATCGCTCAACACAGTCCGCGGCAAAGGGTATTTGTAGTTCACCTCAAACTTGACACCTTTGGTCTCCGCCGGTTTGGCAACAATACTCTGAACTTCCTCAATAAAACTAAAAAAATCCACTTCTTCTTCGTTAAGCTCAAACTGATTTGCCTCTATTTTAGACAAATCCAATATACCATTCACTAAATCCAAAATGTGACTGGCCGTTTTCTGGATCACAGTGGCGTAATTAACCATGGTGTCCCGATCAGTCCTTGCGTCAATGGACCCGGCATAGCCGATAATGGCGCTAAGAGGTGTTCGAATGTCGTGACTCATGTTGGCCAAAAAGTCGCTCTTGGCACGATTCGCCGATTCAGCACTTTCTTTGGCTGTCTCCAGCTCTGTCGTACGCTGTGCCACCAAAAGTTCCAAATCCTGGTTCTGCCTTTCCAGCACTCGATACAACTCGAAATTTTCCACGGTGTTACTGGTGTTGGCTAACACCATAGAAAGCAAACTCAGCGCGGCATCACGTACGTCTAACATTTCTTCCCGCAATATAGCCACGTACATCCCCCGCACCCGCTGGCGGGTGGCTAACACATGAAACAACACTGTGTAGTTCTTATCGCTGGAACGTGCCAACACGGCGCGCGATTGGTTAATGGCCCATGCAAAGGTGCCTTTTTCAATATGAAAATTGATTTGCTCGTGCAAATAGTTTTCGCGCGATTTAGGGTTACAGGTAACGATGGCGAACTCATTGGATTCGGTGACGGTCATAAAGGCACTGGTATCAAACGAAAAAAGCTGATCGATACGTTCTTGCGCTTGAATGTATAGATACTCGGAAGTATTACCGC harbors:
- a CDS encoding ATP-binding protein, with product MMDADSDYIRYLEDLRDWYVKALHFGAGIADFPVNSGNTSEYLYIQAQERIDQLFSFDTSAFMTVTESNEFAIVTCNPKSRENYLHEQINFHIEKGTFAWAINQSRAVLARSSDKNYTVLFHVLATRQRVRGMYVAILREEMLDVRDAALSLLSMVLANTSNTVENFELYRVLERQNQDLELLVAQRTTELETAKESAESANRAKSDFLANMSHDIRTPLSAIIGYAGSIDARTDRDTMVNYATVIQKTASHILDLVNGILDLSKIEANQFELNEEEVDFFSFIEEVQSIVAKPAETKGVKFEVNYKYPLPRTVLSDATRLKQVLINLCGNAVKFTAKGYVELSIAYTPEDEKLNFLITDTGIGISEEQQQHLFQRFVQADSRIAQAYGGSGLGLVISRQIATKMGGSVSLEKSDAAGSVFKVTVAANLPPSCHFVHSSEELVGPEELRLETPSSSGSQFTGAVLLAEDNPDLRELMQIYLEGAGVELDVANDGRMALDKAELRHYDLIFLDMQMPILNGEDTVRYLRAKHYDGPVIALSADVLPKNIERFKQAGCTEFTPKPVSRERIFELLSIYLPVKIQDEKTVRREKLLQNLKQMQTQFEQSLSQRLTDMSTYVKAGDWQELDVMVHNLKGSAGTMGYKEISEISTAIQFAIHHGCYDSVEPLMNALHILQSKIA
- a CDS encoding phosphatidylserine decarboxylase: MYKILSSLLRWFLFALLVSTAPTVYAAANSIEAKPDNFPVSSETAHKDWQVISRKNTKRDKSRRIFSLSITALIVISMVLPAWACGFLWTGEKHRGAILLLWALSPIGALLLWGLIGAITAGVAILVMLILGSLRNRRMRKSLHPTLPLHSPGQRRQYAQASIKTQPQPGRKAPGILQFGSTVAIFSTVAVILAWEVPDLLLWDRQKQSINTETVSTPVKKLQSLLYPHPLVTKILAAEPLLQWYTQQCGAFFSRPLLTVAEKKRYIHDAFVSPLQIDMTWYQKSSYEEYDNVNEWFARKIKPGLRPIVAAKDPTVLVSPADGKLSLAYDEPMNIKNQSLSISQLLGDPLVYHQIPNPLAIIVRLSPQDYHRFHYPVSGKIIQTRLIKADLHSVTRDAMTQDTNILGQNTRHITIIENPQFGHIAYIAVGAACVGSIEIQATAGGSTIKGEEHGFFQFGGSTVVLVVDQQRIRVDQDLKNASDMGIETIVTMGSRIATMHTKSQRQ